The Amycolatopsis sp. DG1A-15b genome window below encodes:
- a CDS encoding 3-hydroxybutyrate dehydrogenase: MTSDLDGRTALVTGGASGIGLACVRALAAAGAKVHVVDIDAPRTEAAASEVGGWAHVADLTDPTSIDALPAEVDVLVNNAGIQHVAPLEDFPPEVFTRIQALMVTAPFLLVRRTLPSMYARGWGRIVNMSSVHGLRASAFKAAYVAAKHGLEGLSKVAALEGAEHGVTSNCVNPGYVRTPLVDGQIDAQAAEHDIPREDVVAEVLLKRAAIKKLIEPGDVASLVVWLCSPHAGHITGASIPLDGGWTAA; the protein is encoded by the coding sequence ATGACCAGCGATCTGGACGGGCGCACCGCCCTCGTCACCGGCGGTGCGAGCGGCATCGGCCTCGCCTGCGTCCGCGCCCTCGCCGCGGCCGGGGCGAAGGTGCACGTCGTCGATATCGACGCGCCACGCACCGAAGCCGCCGCCTCCGAAGTGGGCGGCTGGGCGCACGTCGCCGACCTCACCGACCCCACCTCGATCGACGCTCTGCCCGCCGAAGTCGACGTCCTGGTCAACAACGCCGGAATCCAGCACGTCGCGCCCCTCGAAGACTTCCCGCCCGAGGTCTTCACGCGGATCCAGGCCCTGATGGTCACCGCCCCCTTCCTGCTCGTCCGGCGCACGCTCCCGTCGATGTACGCGCGGGGGTGGGGGCGGATCGTCAACATGTCGAGCGTCCACGGGCTGCGCGCCTCCGCCTTCAAAGCCGCTTACGTCGCCGCCAAGCACGGCCTCGAAGGCCTCTCGAAAGTCGCCGCCCTGGAAGGTGCCGAACACGGCGTCACGAGCAACTGCGTGAACCCCGGGTACGTCCGCACCCCGCTGGTCGACGGGCAGATCGACGCCCAGGCCGCCGAGCACGACATCCCGCGTGAGGACGTCGTCGCCGAGGTCCTGCTCAAACGGGCCGCGATCAAGAAGCTCATCGAACCCGGGGACGTCGCTTCCCTGGTGGTGTGGCTGTGCTCCCCGCACGCCGGCCACATCACCGGGGCCTCCATCCCGCTCGACGGCGGCTGGACCGCCGCCTAA
- a CDS encoding DUF397 domain-containing protein: MTLWQKSSYSGEDKCVEVALGPAAKIRDTKDRSGGTLEISTRSWDALLSALCRPTTLDLPKV; encoded by the coding sequence ATGACCTTGTGGCAGAAGTCCAGCTACTCGGGCGAAGACAAGTGCGTCGAAGTGGCGCTCGGACCTGCGGCAAAAATCCGCGACACCAAGGACCGCTCCGGCGGCACCCTCGAAATCTCCACCCGATCGTGGGATGCCTTACTGTCCGCATTGTGTCGGCCGACCACACTGGATCTTCCGAAGGTGTAG
- a CDS encoding VOC family protein, whose product MLRGMATVTYYAEDLEAAKAWYTEFLGAEPYFNVPGYSEFRIGDYQHELGIIDRSYAPFTHTEPGGEIVRWHVDNLEATFARLLELGAKEYEPITERGPGFVTASVVDPFGNVLGIMTNVHYLAVLAERS is encoded by the coding sequence ATGCTGCGAGGAATGGCCACCGTGACGTACTACGCCGAAGACCTCGAGGCCGCGAAGGCCTGGTACACGGAGTTCCTGGGGGCCGAGCCGTACTTCAACGTCCCCGGGTACTCGGAGTTCCGGATCGGCGACTACCAGCACGAACTCGGCATCATCGACCGCAGCTACGCCCCTTTCACGCACACCGAACCGGGCGGCGAGATCGTCCGCTGGCACGTCGACAACCTCGAAGCGACGTTCGCGCGCCTCCTGGAACTGGGCGCCAAGGAGTACGAGCCGATCACCGAACGCGGGCCCGGGTTCGTGACGGCCTCGGTCGTCGACCCGTTCGGCAACGTCCTCGGGATCATGACGAACGTGCACTATCTCGCGGTGCTGGCGGAACGCTCATGA
- a CDS encoding WYL domain-containing protein, which translates to MRADRLVATLLLMQTRGRVTAAELAAELEVSVATARRDLEALSAAGVPVYPQAGRGGGWQLVGGARTDLSGLSAQEAQALFLLAGPAAAGAPEVKSALRKLMGALPGTFRADAEAAADAVVVDQAGWGERPKERPPMVLLLRDAVIARRRVRLTYAGRERSERLVDPWGLVDKDDVWYLVAGTAKGRRTFRVDRIVSATPTEEPADRPSDFELAAVWREVVEEMEKRRSLLSADVVLGRRHFGVLQDRFGRHCALVAELPGERVRARVAAPAPVMIAQELAGWGALVEVEGPESVKAELARLGAELVARYGT; encoded by the coding sequence ATGCGCGCCGACCGCCTTGTGGCCACCCTCCTGCTGATGCAGACGCGCGGCCGCGTCACGGCCGCCGAACTGGCGGCGGAGCTGGAAGTCTCCGTCGCCACCGCGCGCCGCGACCTGGAAGCCCTTTCGGCGGCCGGGGTGCCCGTCTACCCCCAGGCGGGCCGCGGCGGGGGCTGGCAGCTCGTCGGCGGCGCGCGCACCGATCTCTCCGGCCTGAGCGCCCAAGAGGCGCAGGCGCTGTTCCTGCTGGCCGGTCCGGCCGCGGCGGGCGCACCGGAGGTCAAATCGGCGCTGCGGAAGCTGATGGGCGCGCTGCCGGGCACGTTCCGGGCGGACGCCGAGGCGGCGGCGGACGCGGTCGTCGTCGACCAGGCCGGCTGGGGCGAGCGTCCGAAGGAACGGCCACCGATGGTCTTGCTGTTGCGGGACGCCGTCATCGCCCGCCGCCGGGTCCGGCTCACCTACGCCGGGCGCGAGCGGTCCGAGCGGCTCGTGGACCCGTGGGGCCTGGTCGACAAGGACGACGTCTGGTACCTGGTCGCGGGGACGGCGAAGGGCCGCCGCACCTTCCGCGTCGACCGGATCGTCTCCGCCACCCCGACCGAAGAACCGGCGGACCGCCCGTCGGACTTCGAGCTGGCGGCGGTCTGGCGGGAGGTCGTCGAGGAGATGGAGAAGCGCCGTTCGCTGCTCAGCGCGGACGTGGTGCTCGGCCGCCGGCACTTCGGGGTGCTCCAGGACCGGTTCGGACGGCACTGCGCGCTGGTCGCGGAGCTGCCCGGGGAGCGGGTCCGCGCGCGGGTGGCCGCGCCGGCGCCGGTCATGATCGCGCAAGAGCTGGCGGGGTGGGGTGCACTGGTCGAGGTCGAGGGCCCGGAGTCGGTGAAGGCGGAACTGGCGCGGCTCGGCGCGGAGCTGGTGGCCCGCTACGGGACGTGA
- a CDS encoding AMP-binding protein, protein MRDDVVEASAVVGHPPDVVWQIVGSPEWYSRFVPEISWCEIQEPAGRGRGPKGVVRIVPARGPMLETQMQAVVYRPGEHVVWCGVPDEGTWVSLELRPLAGGQTELFVRMMLPPSHLELVSSIKKDVRALARRLDLHLAGEHDPDTDSETNKATKLRTTSILLRAGVLSAGRPDKLARQLNSLAQWGATVAGGYQAAAARVPDELALHDERSVRTFRQVQERSDRLANALSELGVVERDRIALMCRNHAAMIESFVAASKLGADVILLNTGLSAASVKDVLAEHQPSAVLADDEFAQTIANVPGDFARISTWPDADTGYPTVDELIHAAPADRPKPVERPGRLIVLTSGTTGTPKGARRPTPKGLGTAAAILDRIPLRAGDRLLVAAPLFHTWGLAAMQIGMALRASLALIRKFDAEETLRTIAEQKCDALFAVPIMLQRIMDLPERVRTRYDLSSLRIVASSGSAMSGPFVTQFMDTFGDVLYNFYGSTEVSWASIADPADLRAAPTTAGRCPLGTRLAILDEDRKPVPPGGEGQIFVGNDMLFEGYTSGTDPARAADMMASGDVGYLDAAGRLFVTGRADEMIVSGGENVFPRPVEEALVALPGVHDAAVVGVADAEWGQRLAAYVVPRRGASLHAEDIRQYIHHRLARFAVPRDVYFVPDLPRNATGKILKRLLHDDTWPATSEY, encoded by the coding sequence ATGCGTGACGATGTGGTCGAGGCGAGTGCCGTGGTCGGACACCCGCCCGACGTGGTGTGGCAGATCGTCGGATCGCCGGAGTGGTACTCGCGGTTCGTGCCGGAGATCAGCTGGTGCGAGATCCAGGAGCCGGCCGGGCGCGGGCGCGGCCCGAAGGGCGTGGTCCGGATCGTCCCGGCGCGGGGACCGATGCTCGAGACGCAGATGCAGGCCGTCGTCTACCGGCCGGGCGAGCACGTCGTGTGGTGCGGCGTCCCCGACGAGGGCACCTGGGTCTCCCTGGAGCTGAGACCGCTGGCCGGCGGCCAGACCGAGCTGTTCGTGCGGATGATGCTGCCGCCGTCGCACCTGGAACTGGTGTCGTCGATCAAGAAGGACGTCCGCGCCCTCGCCCGGCGCCTCGACCTGCACCTGGCCGGGGAACACGACCCCGACACCGACAGCGAGACCAACAAGGCCACCAAGCTGCGCACCACGAGCATCCTGCTGCGCGCCGGCGTGCTCAGCGCCGGGCGGCCGGACAAGCTCGCGCGCCAGCTGAACTCCCTCGCGCAGTGGGGCGCCACGGTCGCGGGCGGCTACCAGGCCGCCGCCGCCCGTGTCCCGGACGAGCTCGCCCTGCACGACGAGCGCAGCGTCCGCACCTTTCGCCAGGTCCAGGAGCGCAGCGACCGGCTCGCCAACGCGCTGAGCGAACTCGGCGTCGTCGAACGCGACCGGATCGCGCTGATGTGCCGCAACCACGCCGCGATGATCGAGTCGTTCGTCGCGGCCAGCAAGCTCGGCGCCGACGTGATCCTGCTGAACACCGGCCTGTCGGCCGCCTCGGTCAAGGACGTGCTCGCCGAGCACCAGCCGTCCGCCGTGCTGGCCGACGACGAGTTCGCGCAGACCATCGCGAACGTGCCGGGCGACTTCGCCCGGATCAGCACCTGGCCGGACGCCGACACCGGCTACCCGACCGTCGACGAGCTGATCCACGCCGCACCCGCCGACCGCCCGAAGCCGGTCGAACGGCCGGGCCGGCTGATCGTGCTCACCTCCGGCACCACCGGGACGCCGAAGGGCGCGCGGCGCCCCACGCCGAAGGGCCTCGGCACCGCCGCGGCGATCCTCGACCGGATCCCGCTGCGCGCCGGTGACCGGCTGCTGGTGGCCGCGCCGCTGTTCCACACGTGGGGCCTCGCCGCGATGCAGATCGGGATGGCGCTGCGGGCGTCGCTCGCGCTGATCCGCAAGTTCGACGCCGAAGAGACGCTGCGGACGATCGCCGAACAGAAGTGCGACGCGCTGTTCGCCGTGCCGATCATGCTGCAGCGGATCATGGACCTGCCCGAGCGGGTCCGCACGCGCTACGACCTGTCGTCGCTGCGGATCGTGGCCAGCAGCGGCTCGGCGATGTCCGGGCCGTTCGTCACGCAGTTCATGGACACCTTCGGCGACGTCCTCTACAACTTCTACGGCTCGACCGAGGTCTCCTGGGCGAGCATCGCCGACCCGGCCGACCTGCGCGCGGCGCCGACGACGGCCGGTCGCTGCCCGCTGGGCACCCGGCTGGCGATCCTGGACGAGGACCGCAAGCCGGTGCCGCCGGGCGGCGAGGGCCAGATCTTCGTCGGCAACGACATGCTGTTCGAGGGCTACACGAGCGGAACCGACCCGGCCCGCGCGGCGGACATGATGGCCAGCGGCGACGTCGGCTACCTCGACGCGGCGGGCCGCCTGTTCGTCACCGGCCGAGCCGACGAAATGATCGTCTCGGGCGGCGAGAACGTGTTCCCGCGCCCGGTGGAAGAGGCGCTGGTGGCGCTCCCGGGCGTGCACGACGCGGCGGTGGTCGGCGTGGCGGACGCGGAGTGGGGCCAGCGCCTGGCGGCGTACGTCGTCCCGCGCCGGGGCGCGTCGCTGCACGCGGAGGACATCCGGCAGTACATCCACCACCGCCTGGCCCGGTTCGCGGTGCCACGGGACGTGTACTTCGTCCCGGACCTGCCCCGCAACGCGACGGGCAAGATCCTCAAGCGCCTCCTCCACGACGACACCTGGCCGGCGACCAGCGAATACTGA
- a CDS encoding GyrI-like domain-containing protein, translating into MPYDVKKDLKQLYAPKNTEWALVDVPGQRFLAIDGRGNPNTAESYRKAVEALYAFAYTIKMTAKQRGEDFVVGPLEGLWWAEDYAAFTVRAKDSWQWTMLIAQPWWIGEAAVEEARETVRRKKKLEAPVRLEELHEGRCAQALHVGSYDDEGPLLARLHDEYLAEQGLKPAGLHHEVYLGDPRRVEPAKLRTVLRQPVG; encoded by the coding sequence ATGCCGTACGACGTCAAAAAGGACCTGAAGCAGCTCTACGCGCCCAAGAACACCGAATGGGCCTTGGTGGACGTCCCCGGACAGCGGTTCCTCGCGATCGACGGCCGCGGCAACCCGAACACGGCGGAGAGCTACCGGAAAGCCGTCGAAGCGCTCTACGCCTTCGCGTACACGATCAAGATGACGGCGAAGCAGCGTGGTGAGGACTTCGTCGTGGGCCCACTGGAGGGCCTGTGGTGGGCCGAGGACTACGCGGCTTTCACCGTGCGCGCCAAGGATTCCTGGCAGTGGACCATGCTCATCGCACAGCCGTGGTGGATCGGGGAGGCCGCCGTCGAGGAGGCCAGGGAAACGGTGCGGCGCAAGAAGAAGCTTGAGGCACCGGTCCGGTTGGAGGAGCTGCACGAGGGCCGCTGCGCACAGGCGCTCCACGTCGGGTCGTACGACGACGAAGGTCCGCTGCTGGCCCGCCTGCACGACGAATACCTTGCGGAGCAAGGACTCAAGCCAGCCGGGCTGCACCACGAGGTGTACCTCGGCGACCCGAGACGCGTCGAGCCCGCGAAGCTGCGGACGGTGCTGCGTCAGCCGGTCGGCTGA
- a CDS encoding PadR family transcriptional regulator, with protein MLTDAELTVLGLVVERPRHGYELDEVVSERGMRDWTALGFSSIYYVLGKLRDRGLVAEVAGERAHPKAKKTFTATEAGRKACAAAAEAAVAELRPVHPPVLVGLANSPAVPPERLAAALARRAEAVGERLAEVRRAAAAQRTAPPFVRAIFDYSIAQLEAEARWLEGMT; from the coding sequence GTGCTGACCGACGCGGAACTGACCGTGCTCGGCCTGGTGGTCGAGCGGCCGAGGCACGGCTACGAGCTGGACGAGGTCGTCTCGGAGCGGGGCATGCGCGACTGGACGGCGCTCGGCTTCAGCTCGATCTACTACGTCCTGGGCAAACTCCGCGACCGCGGCCTGGTCGCCGAGGTCGCGGGGGAACGCGCGCACCCCAAGGCCAAGAAGACGTTCACGGCCACCGAAGCGGGCCGCAAGGCGTGCGCGGCGGCCGCCGAAGCCGCCGTCGCGGAGCTGCGCCCGGTGCACCCGCCGGTGCTCGTCGGCCTGGCGAACAGCCCGGCCGTCCCGCCCGAACGCCTCGCGGCCGCGCTGGCCCGGCGCGCGGAAGCGGTCGGGGAGCGGCTGGCCGAGGTCCGCCGCGCCGCCGCGGCCCAGCGAACCGCCCCGCCGTTCGTCCGCGCGATCTTCGACTACTCCATCGCCCAACTCGAGGCGGAAGCCCGGTGGCTGGAAGGAATGACCTGA
- a CDS encoding SWIM zinc finger family protein, translating to MVTAVPWTAERVAGLAPDPASEKAGRALATPAKWTGAGASEDAVWGFCQGSGKKPYQTCVELAEPAFRCSCPSRKFPCKHALGLLLLWAAGRVDAGPAPDWVHAWLSERADRARRAENRAETAGPKDEEAAARRAAERVARVESGVAELKVWLTDRIGAGFAGFERNGGEELRTVAARMVDAQASGLAGGLRRAAGIVGRRDWPEALLAELSQLYLLADAATRLESLPPALAETVRTRLGFSVETARVLEAGERVADDWLITGAADEENDRLLTRRTWLRGLRTGRDALVLSFAPPGRPLDATLPPGHRLTAELAFYPGAAPLRALVAERGIPLAAPAAEGGSIADALAAHTRAMAADPWLERWPVLLSGVTPAEHAGGWCLSEQDGTAMPLVPYAFPWSLLALSAGRPLTVAGEWSPAGLRPLTCWHENRAVRL from the coding sequence GTGGTGACGGCGGTGCCGTGGACCGCGGAACGCGTGGCCGGGCTGGCGCCGGATCCCGCTTCGGAGAAGGCGGGCCGGGCGCTCGCCACGCCGGCGAAGTGGACGGGCGCGGGTGCGTCCGAAGACGCCGTGTGGGGCTTCTGCCAGGGCAGTGGCAAGAAGCCGTACCAGACGTGCGTCGAGCTGGCCGAGCCCGCGTTCCGGTGTTCCTGTCCCAGCCGGAAGTTCCCGTGCAAGCACGCGCTGGGGCTGCTGCTGCTCTGGGCGGCCGGGCGCGTCGACGCGGGTCCGGCGCCGGACTGGGTGCACGCGTGGCTGTCCGAACGCGCCGACCGCGCCCGCCGGGCGGAGAACCGCGCCGAGACGGCCGGCCCGAAGGACGAGGAGGCGGCCGCCCGGCGCGCTGCCGAGCGGGTGGCGCGCGTCGAAAGCGGCGTCGCGGAGCTGAAAGTCTGGCTGACCGACCGGATCGGGGCCGGGTTCGCGGGCTTCGAACGCAACGGCGGCGAAGAGCTGCGCACGGTCGCGGCGCGAATGGTCGACGCACAGGCGTCGGGTCTCGCCGGCGGCTTGCGCCGGGCGGCGGGGATCGTCGGCCGCCGCGACTGGCCGGAGGCGCTGCTGGCCGAGCTGTCCCAGCTGTACCTGCTCGCCGACGCGGCAACGCGCCTGGAGTCGCTGCCACCCGCGCTGGCGGAGACCGTCCGCACGCGGCTGGGGTTTTCGGTGGAGACGGCCCGGGTGCTGGAGGCCGGCGAGCGCGTCGCGGACGACTGGCTGATCACGGGCGCGGCGGACGAGGAGAACGACCGGCTGCTCACCCGCCGGACGTGGTTGCGCGGCCTGCGCACGGGCCGGGACGCGCTGGTGCTGTCGTTCGCCCCGCCGGGCCGTCCCCTGGACGCGACGTTGCCACCGGGCCACCGGCTGACGGCGGAACTGGCGTTCTACCCGGGCGCGGCGCCACTGCGGGCCCTGGTGGCGGAGCGCGGAATCCCCCTCGCGGCCCCGGCCGCCGAAGGGGGTTCGATCGCGGACGCCCTGGCGGCGCACACGCGGGCGATGGCGGCGGACCCGTGGCTGGAGCGCTGGCCGGTGCTGTTGTCGGGCGTCACCCCGGCCGAGCACGCGGGCGGCTGGTGTCTGTCCGAACAGGACGGAACGGCGATGCCGCTGGTGCCGTACGCGTTCCCGTGGTCACTGCTGGCCCTTTCGGCGGGCCGCCCCTTGACGGTGGCCGGCGAGTGGAGCCCGGCGGGGTTGCGGCCGCTGACGTGCTGGCACGAGAACCGGGCGGTGCGGCTGTGA
- a CDS encoding DUF5691 domain-containing protein — MARHRRRHRLPRPPETLPLLAEAARTKAALRGPLAAVAGPVGAWLGQRNPDWAFLAAPAEESGNVWQYGSLAQRRRWLAAKLVQDPDAAREALATSWKAEPADVRADFLGVLAGHVRGGDEAFLEAALTDRAAAVREQAADLLGRLPGTRYGQSMAERLRPLVHRRNRVLTVALPHGERGDGTVRLRTLVAAAPLSFWAEFGPPAEVVRMAVEGCPAAVLRDSWAAAALRQRDETWAQALIGADPGGRTTPPLLGVLSPAGQAATVGHLVSRLPVESFARLVHELPRPWTKELGTALLDWIARQDDHRLVSHAAVVIARAVPPQCLRHPLATTRLTMDAGPWRRALTETLNFRREMYEELA; from the coding sequence GTGGCTCGGCATCGTCGCCGGCACCGGCTACCGCGTCCCCCGGAAACCCTGCCGCTGCTCGCCGAGGCCGCGCGCACCAAGGCGGCCCTGCGCGGGCCGCTGGCCGCCGTCGCCGGGCCCGTCGGCGCCTGGCTCGGGCAGCGCAACCCCGACTGGGCCTTCCTGGCCGCACCTGCCGAGGAATCCGGGAACGTCTGGCAGTACGGCAGCCTCGCCCAGCGCCGCCGGTGGCTCGCCGCCAAACTCGTCCAGGATCCCGACGCCGCCCGCGAAGCGCTGGCCACGTCGTGGAAGGCCGAGCCCGCCGACGTCCGGGCCGACTTCCTCGGCGTCCTCGCCGGGCACGTCCGAGGCGGCGACGAAGCCTTCCTCGAGGCCGCGCTCACCGATCGGGCCGCCGCCGTCCGCGAACAGGCCGCCGATCTGCTCGGCCGGCTGCCGGGCACGCGCTACGGCCAGAGCATGGCCGAACGGCTGCGACCGCTGGTCCACCGCCGGAACCGGGTACTCACCGTCGCCCTGCCCCACGGCGAACGCGGCGACGGCACCGTCCGGCTGCGCACCCTCGTCGCAGCCGCGCCGCTCTCCTTCTGGGCCGAGTTCGGCCCGCCGGCCGAGGTCGTGCGGATGGCCGTCGAAGGCTGCCCCGCGGCCGTGCTGCGGGACTCCTGGGCCGCCGCCGCCCTGCGCCAGCGTGACGAAACCTGGGCGCAGGCCCTCATCGGCGCCGACCCGGGCGGGCGCACCACGCCGCCGCTGCTCGGGGTGCTGAGCCCGGCCGGCCAGGCCGCCACCGTCGGGCACCTGGTGAGCCGGCTGCCCGTCGAGTCGTTCGCGCGGCTGGTGCACGAACTGCCCCGCCCGTGGACGAAGGAGCTCGGCACCGCGCTGCTCGACTGGATCGCCCGCCAGGACGACCACCGCCTCGTCTCGCACGCCGCCGTCGTGATCGCGCGCGCGGTGCCGCCGCAGTGCCTGCGCCACCCGCTGGCCACCACCCGCCTGACCATGGACGCCGGGCCGTGGCGCCGGGCGCTCACCGAAACGCTGAACTTCCGCCGCGAAATGTACGAGGAGCTCGCATGA
- a CDS encoding AAA family ATPase: MTAPATVLRPHAEQDHAAELAALAAADDRTKPPNWNLSPWAVVEYLLGGTLADGTVITPKYVGPRRLIEVAVATLATDRALLLLGVPGTAKTWVSEHLCAAISGDSTLLVQGTAGTSEESIRYGWNYARLIAEGPSAAALVESPLVHAMRDGKLARLEELTRIPADVQDSLITILSEKTLPIPELGTEVQARPGFNLIATANNRDKGVNELSSALRRRFNTVVLPLPDSAEAEVEIVSRRVAELGTSLQLPVEAAELAEIRRVVTVFRELRSGRTEDGRTAVKSPSGTLSTAEAISVLTGGLALATHFGDGVLRPHDIAAGIHGAVVKDPVADRAIWIEYLETVVRERDGWADFYRAGQELS; this comes from the coding sequence ATGACCGCCCCCGCCACCGTCCTCCGGCCGCACGCCGAACAGGACCACGCCGCCGAGCTGGCCGCGCTGGCCGCCGCCGACGACCGGACGAAGCCGCCGAACTGGAACCTCTCGCCCTGGGCCGTCGTCGAGTACCTGCTCGGCGGCACCCTGGCCGACGGCACGGTGATCACGCCGAAGTACGTCGGCCCGCGGCGGCTGATCGAGGTCGCCGTCGCCACGCTCGCCACCGACCGCGCGCTGCTGCTGCTCGGCGTGCCCGGCACGGCGAAGACGTGGGTGTCGGAACACCTCTGCGCGGCCATCAGCGGCGATTCGACGCTGCTGGTGCAGGGCACCGCGGGCACGTCCGAGGAGTCGATCCGCTACGGCTGGAACTACGCCCGGCTGATCGCCGAGGGCCCGAGCGCCGCCGCGCTGGTCGAAAGCCCGCTGGTGCACGCGATGCGGGACGGCAAGCTCGCCCGGCTGGAGGAGCTGACGCGCATCCCCGCCGACGTCCAGGACTCGCTGATCACGATCCTCTCCGAGAAGACGCTGCCGATCCCGGAACTGGGCACCGAGGTCCAGGCCCGGCCGGGCTTCAACCTGATCGCGACGGCGAACAACCGCGACAAGGGCGTCAACGAACTGTCCAGCGCGCTGCGGCGGCGGTTCAACACGGTCGTGCTGCCGCTGCCGGACAGCGCCGAGGCGGAGGTCGAGATCGTCAGCCGGCGGGTCGCCGAGCTCGGCACGTCGCTGCAGCTGCCGGTGGAAGCGGCCGAGCTGGCCGAGATCCGCCGCGTGGTCACGGTGTTCCGCGAGCTGCGCTCGGGCCGCACCGAAGACGGCCGCACGGCGGTGAAGTCGCCGTCCGGCACGCTGTCGACCGCGGAGGCGATCAGCGTGCTCACCGGCGGGCTCGCCCTGGCCACCCACTTCGGCGACGGCGTCCTGCGCCCGCACGACATCGCGGCGGGCATCCACGGCGCGGTGGTCAAGGACCCGGTGGCCGACCGCGCGATCTGGATCGAATACCTGGAGACCGTGGTCCGCGAACGCGACGGCTGGGCCGACTTCTACCGGGCGGGCCAGGAGCTTTCGTGA